In Sphingomonas sp. SUN019, the genomic window GTCCGCGCCACTGCCAAACCCGCGCGCATCCCGACCTATGGCGGGTCGCGGATGCCGCTGTCGACCAATCTGGCCAATCGCGTGCGCGGATTTCTGGCCACCCCAGCGGACTGGGATCGTTTCCCGCCCGACGTCCACGAATGGCTGACGATGCAGGCGAAGCGTTCGTCGCTGCCCGAACCGGGGCAGTTGCTGGTCGAAACCTTCCCGCACGAAGGCCGCCACTTCATGGTCGCGTACAGTTTCGAGGGGTGGAACGCGCACCAGTCGCTCGGGATGCTGCTCACGCGGCGGATGGAGACGCAGGGGCTGCAGCCGATGGGCTTCGTCGCCAACGATTATGCACTGGCGACCTTTTCGCTGCGCCCCGTCACCGACCCTGCGTCCTTGTTCGACGCGGACATATTGGAGCACGAGTTCGTCGACTGGGTGCAGCAATCGCACCTGCTGAAGCGCGCGTTCCGCGAGGTCGCGGTGATCGGCGGGCTGGTCGAGCGCCAGCATCCGGGCAAGCGCAAGACCGGCAAGCAGGTGACCTTTTCGACCGACCTGATCTACGACGTGCTGCGCAAGTACGAACCGTCGCACATCCTGCTGGAGGCGGCGTGGGCCGATGCGCGCGCGCGGATGACCGACGTCGGGCGGCTGGCGGCCTTGCTCGACCGTGCGGCGGACACGATGCTCCATGTCGATCTGCCGCGCGTCACCCCGCTGGCGGTGCCGGTGCTGACGATGATCGGCCGCGAACGCGTCGCGACGGGCAGCGCCGACGACGCGCTGCTGATCGAAGCCGAAGCGCTGGCGACCGTGGCGATGGCGCCGGATTGATAATTTAATCCTCCCCTGCAAGGGGAGGTGTCAGGCGAAGCCTGACGGAGGGGTGTCACGGCGAATAACGGAGGGCGACCCCCCTCCGTCTCGCTGCGCGAGCCACCTCCCCTTGCAGGGGAGGATTGTGGCTACCCTTGCCGCTAATACCGCTTGCGAAAGGCCCGGATCGGGCGCAGCTTCGGCGCATGGAGAGATCGCTCGCCCCGTTCATGCTGGCGCCGATGCTGCTGCTGTCCGCGCAATCCCCGTTGCCCCCCGCCGCATCTCCGCCGCCCCCGCCTGTGACGGGCATGGCGGCCCCCGCCGAACCGACGATCGACGAGATCATGTTCGGCGAAGCGGGCACGCGAATGACCGTGCCAGTGCAGATCGCGGGCGCTGGCCCTTATGGTTTCGTGATCGACACGGGCGCGCAACGCACCGTCATCGCGCGCGAACTCGCGTCGAAGCTTGGGCTGGCCGCGGGCCGTTCGGTGCGGTTGACCGCGATGACCGAAACCAGCGACGTCGGCACCGTCGTCATCCCCTCGATCTCGGTCAGCACGCTCGGCGGCCTGGCGATCGAAGCGCCTGCGCTTGGTGCGCGCAACCTCGGCGCAGCGGGGATGCTCGGGATCGATTCGCTGCAGCGCCATTCGCTCGCGATCGATTTCGAGCGGCAGACGATGGCGGTCTCACCCTCGAACAGGCGCACCAAGCGTCAGCGCGCGCTGCCCGGCGAAATCGTCGTGACCGCCAAGAATATGTACGGCCAGCTTGTCGTGACCGACGCCTTCGTCAACGGAAAGCGTGTGCGCGTGATCCTTGACACCGGATCGGCGGTGACGATGGGCAATCAGGCGCTGCGCAAACGGATCGCGCGGCGCGACCGGAAGGTCGTCCCGATCGATCTGATCAGCGTCACCGGCGGCACGCTGACCGCCGATTACGGCCGGATCAACGACGTGAAGATCGGCGAGGTGACGATCGCCGATCTGCCGATCGCGTTTGCCGACGCCGCGCCGTTCCGCGTATTCGGGCTGGAGGATACGCCCGCGCTGTTGCTCGGCATGGACGCGCTGAAGCTGTTCCGCCGCGTCAACATCGATTTCGCCAACCGCGAACTCCGGCTCGCGCTGCCGAAGAACGCGCGTGAGGAATTCCGTCCCGGCTGGAGCGCCGCGCCCGGCTGATCCGCCGCAGTTGCGCGGCGCGACTTTCCCTGCAACGTTCGCCCGCGGACCAGCAGGGGGACATGATGCGGCTGACGGGATTTATCGGTGCGGCGGTTCTGGGGATCATGCCGCTGACCGCAGCGGCGCAGGCGCGACCGGACCAGAAGGCGTTCCTCGATCTTTACCGCGAGCTGGTCGAAACTAACACCGTCGTGAACGTCGGCTCCTGCACGCAGGCCGCGACGCAGATCGCCGCGCGCATGAAGAAGGCGGGGTATTCGGATAGTGATGTCGGCGTGTTCACCGTTCCCGACCACCCCAAGGACGGCGGCCTCACCGCGATCCTGAAGGGCAGCGACGCCAGCCTGAAACCGATGCTGCTGCTCGGCCATATCGACGTGGTCGAGGCCAAGCGCGAGGACTGGAAGCGCGAACCGTTCAAGCTGATCGAGGAAGGCGGCTTCTATTACGCGCGCGGCACCGTCGACGACAAGGCGATGTCGGCGGTGTGGGCCGACGCGATGATCCGCTTCAAATCAGGCGGCTACAAGCCGAAACGCACGATCAAGCTGGCGCTGACGTGCGGCGAGGAAACGACCTTCGCGTTCAACGGCGCGCAGTGGCTGGCCGACAACCGCCCCGATGCGGTTTCGGCCGAATTCGTCCTGAACGAAGGCGGCGGCGGACGCTTCGACGCCGCAGGAAAGCGCCAGTTGCTGGCGGTGCAGGTCGGCGAGAAAGCTGCGCAGAACTTCACCTTCGTCGCCACCAACCCCGGCGGGCACAGCAGCGCGCCGACTCCGGCGAACGCGATCTACGAACTCGCCGATGCGGTGAAAGCGGTTCAGGGATATGAATTCCCGGTAAAATTCACCGACACGACGCGCGTCTTCTTCACGATGACCGCAAAGGCGATGCCGGGCGAGGTAGGGACCGCGATCACGAAGCTGCTCGCCAACCCGCAGGACAAGGCGGCGGACGCGATCGTCAGCCGCGACAAGACGATGCATTCCACCTTGCGCACCACCTGCGTCGCGACCCTGCTTAGCGCCGGCCACGCCGAAAACGCGCTGCCGCAACGCGCCACCGCCAACGTCAATTGCCGCATCTTCCCCGGCGAGACCGTCGACCAGACGCTCGCGAAACTGAAGGAACTGGCGGGTCCGCAGGTCACGGTGACCGCGAACACGCCGGTCCGCCCGATCGCGGTGCCCCCGCCGCTGACCGACAAGATCACCGGCCCGATGAAGACCGTCGCGGCCAAGTATTTCCCCGGCGTGCCGCTGCTACCGCTAATGTCGACCGGCGCGACCGACGGGGTGTTCTTCGGCAAGCTGAACATGCCGGTCTATGGCGTCCCCGGCATCTTCCTGGAGCCCGATTTGAACGGCATCCACGGTCTGGACGAACGCATCCGCGTGAGCGCGCTGTACGAAGGCCGCGACTATCTGTTCGATCTGGTGAAGGCGTACGCTGGTTGAATAAATCCTCCCCTGCAAGGGGAGGTGGCAGTCCGAAGGACTAACGGAGGGGTGTCCCCCTTTGTGTGTCGGACTTCGATCGCATCGGTGACACCCCTCCGGCGCTACGCGCCACCTCCCCTTGCAGGGGAGGATTAAAGTACGTTGCCCCCGCCCCGCCGTTGCGCCAAAGACTACGCATGGTTCCCTTTTCGTTCGGTTCGCACGCGCTGATCGCGCTGCCACAGGGCGGGTTGTTCTGGCCCGCGCGCGGTGCGTTGCTGGTCGCGGACCTGCATCTGGAAAAGGCGAGCTGGTTCGCGGGGCGCGGACAGATGTTGCCGCCCTACGACAGCATGGCGACGCTGGCCGACCTGACCGCGCTGGTAACGGCAACCGGCGCAGGCGAAGTCTGGTGCCTGGGCGACAGTTTCCACGACACCGGCGGGTGCGAGCGCCTCCCCGACGCGGCGCAGGCCATGCTCCGCGCGCTGACCGCGCAGACGCGCTGGACGTGGATCACCGGCAACCACGATCGCAGCTACGTCGATCGCTGCGGCGGCGATGTCGTGGACGAGGCGCTGGTCGACGGCCTGATCCTGCGCCACGAAGCCGACCCGCGGGAGGCGCGCCCCGAACTGTCGGGCCACTTCCACCCCAAACTGCGCATCCGCGTCCGCGGCAAGCTCGTCTCGCGGCGCTGCTTTATCGCCACCGATACGAAGCTGATCCTCCCCGCGTTCGGCGCGCTCACCGGCGGGCTCGACGCGACCCACCCCGAAATCGTCCGCGCGGTCGGCCCGGCGGCACAAGCGCTGATCCCGCTCGACGACCGCCTGCTGCGCTTTCCGCTCGCCGCGTAATTCCCGCTTGCTCCTGACGTAGCGTCAGCGGCTACACCGATTCGCGATGGAAGAAATGTACGACATCGGGGAGGTCGCCGCCGCGACCGGGCTGACGCTTCGCGCGCTGCGCTTCTACGAGGCGCGCGGGCTGGTGAAACCGCTGCGCACCGCGGGCGGACGCCGCGTGTACGGCCGCGGGGAGCTGCAACGACTGAACGCCGCGGTCGCGCTGAAACGCGCCGGGTTCAGCCTGAAGAAGATCGGCGAATTGCTTACCGGGCGCACCGTCGATCTCGGCCGGCTGATCGCGGCGCAGATCGCCGAAGTCGACGCCCAAGCGGCGGCACTCGCCGATTCCCGCACGCTCCTGCTCACCGTCCAGTCCCGCATCGATCGTGGCGAGCCGATCGACGTCGCGACCCTCTGCTCGCTCATCAAGCACGGAGATTCGATCATGCAACAGGAAAGCTGGAAGGCGGTCGTGGACGATTATTTCACGCCCGACGAACAGGAACGCTTCAACGCGAAAATGGCCGACGTTCCCGATGGCTACAGCCAGGCGGCGTATGGCGATAAATGGCGCGCGCTGGGCCAGCGGATCGAGGCGGCGATGCCGCTGGAGCCGATGTCCGATACGGCGCAAGCCTTCGTCGACGAATGGTTCGCGTTGCTGAAACCGTTCTCCGACGTCGCAACGCCCGAAATGTGGAACGGCACCGTTAAGATGTACGGCGACATGGACAATTGGAAGGCGTCGCCCGACGTCGGCTTTTCAAAAGCCGTATGGGATTTCATCATGACGGCGACGCGCGCGCGGATCGAGGCGGGCGGCACGGTCGACGGTCCGGCTTGGATGACGAACGCGAAATGATCGCACGCGCCGAACGCCGCCGCCTCATCCCGCTTGCGATCATCGGCCTGATCCTCGCGTTCGGCCTGCCCGAACTCGGGCTGGCGAAGCTGTTTCCCGATCCACGGGTCGGGCGGGAGATCGTGTGGATCGCGTTCGGCGTGCTGATCCTGTTGTGGGTGACGAAGGTCGAACGCCTGCCGCTGACCTCGATCGGCCTCAGGCGACCGACATGGGGCACGTTCGGCTGGGGCCTCGCCGCGACCGTCGTGCTGATGGCGACGGTCATGCTGACCTTCGCGCTGA contains:
- a CDS encoding retroviral-like aspartic protease family protein, which translates into the protein MERSLAPFMLAPMLLLSAQSPLPPAASPPPPPVTGMAAPAEPTIDEIMFGEAGTRMTVPVQIAGAGPYGFVIDTGAQRTVIARELASKLGLAAGRSVRLTAMTETSDVGTVVIPSISVSTLGGLAIEAPALGARNLGAAGMLGIDSLQRHSLAIDFERQTMAVSPSNRRTKRQRALPGEIVVTAKNMYGQLVVTDAFVNGKRVRVILDTGSAVTMGNQALRKRIARRDRKVVPIDLISVTGGTLTADYGRINDVKIGEVTIADLPIAFADAAPFRVFGLEDTPALLLGMDALKLFRRVNIDFANRELRLALPKNAREEFRPGWSAAPG
- a CDS encoding M20/M25/M40 family metallo-hydrolase: MMRLTGFIGAAVLGIMPLTAAAQARPDQKAFLDLYRELVETNTVVNVGSCTQAATQIAARMKKAGYSDSDVGVFTVPDHPKDGGLTAILKGSDASLKPMLLLGHIDVVEAKREDWKREPFKLIEEGGFYYARGTVDDKAMSAVWADAMIRFKSGGYKPKRTIKLALTCGEETTFAFNGAQWLADNRPDAVSAEFVLNEGGGGRFDAAGKRQLLAVQVGEKAAQNFTFVATNPGGHSSAPTPANAIYELADAVKAVQGYEFPVKFTDTTRVFFTMTAKAMPGEVGTAITKLLANPQDKAADAIVSRDKTMHSTLRTTCVATLLSAGHAENALPQRATANVNCRIFPGETVDQTLAKLKELAGPQVTVTANTPVRPIAVPPPLTDKITGPMKTVAAKYFPGVPLLPLMSTGATDGVFFGKLNMPVYGVPGIFLEPDLNGIHGLDERIRVSALYEGRDYLFDLVKAYAG
- the pdeM gene encoding ligase-associated DNA damage response endonuclease PdeM encodes the protein MVPFSFGSHALIALPQGGLFWPARGALLVADLHLEKASWFAGRGQMLPPYDSMATLADLTALVTATGAGEVWCLGDSFHDTGGCERLPDAAQAMLRALTAQTRWTWITGNHDRSYVDRCGGDVVDEALVDGLILRHEADPREARPELSGHFHPKLRIRVRGKLVSRRCFIATDTKLILPAFGALTGGLDATHPEIVRAVGPAAQALIPLDDRLLRFPLAA
- a CDS encoding MerR family transcriptional regulator — protein: MEEMYDIGEVAAATGLTLRALRFYEARGLVKPLRTAGGRRVYGRGELQRLNAAVALKRAGFSLKKIGELLTGRTVDLGRLIAAQIAEVDAQAAALADSRTLLLTVQSRIDRGEPIDVATLCSLIKHGDSIMQQESWKAVVDDYFTPDEQERFNAKMADVPDGYSQAAYGDKWRALGQRIEAAMPLEPMSDTAQAFVDEWFALLKPFSDVATPEMWNGTVKMYGDMDNWKASPDVGFSKAVWDFIMTATRARIEAGGTVDGPAWMTNAK